Proteins encoded within one genomic window of Lagenorhynchus albirostris chromosome 9, mLagAlb1.1, whole genome shotgun sequence:
- the LOC132525412 gene encoding large ribosomal subunit protein uL22-like yields the protein MLIRKATKCLKDVTLKRQHVPFRHYNGGVGRCAQAKQWGWMQGRWPRRSAEFSQHMLKNAESDAELKGLDVDSLVIEHIQVSKASKMRHRTYRAHGRINPYVSSPCHIEMILTEKEQIVPKPEEEVVQKKKISQKKLKKQKRMAQE from the coding sequence ATGCTTATCCGAAAAGCCACCAAGTGTCTGAAGGACGTCACTTTAAAGAGGCAACATGTGCCATTCCGTCATTACAATGGTGGAGTTGGTAGGTGTGCCCAGGCCAAACAGTGGGGCTGGATGCAGGGTCGGTGGCCCAGAAGGAGCGCTGAATTTTCACAGCACATGCTCAAAAATGCAGAGAGTGATGCTGAACTTAAGGGCTTAGATGTAGATTCTCTGGTCATTGAGCACATCCAGGTGAGCAAAGCCTCCAAGATGCGGCACAGGACTTACAGAGCTCATGGTCGGATCAACCCATACGTGAGCTCTCCCTGCCACATTGAGATGATCcttactgaaaaagaacagattgttcctaaaccagaagaggaggttgtccagaagaagaagatatctcagaagaaactgaagaaacaaaaacgTATGGCCCAGGAATAA